The following proteins are co-located in the Nitrospinota bacterium genome:
- a CDS encoding Rrf2 family transcriptional regulator translates to MRLSTRGRYAVRSMVDLAYHSEKLPISLSEISKRQDISLHYLEQLYVKLRKARLVKSVRGPGGGYLLAKKSNNISIKDILLAVNENMYPVQCISVKDFCDRIDRCVTRLVWKKLGDQIHKFFESITLKDLSEEYDKILKR, encoded by the coding sequence GTGAGACTCTCAACAAGAGGTAGATATGCGGTCAGGTCAATGGTAGATTTAGCCTATCATTCTGAGAAACTTCCGATATCGTTATCAGAGATTTCAAAGAGGCAGGACATATCATTACATTATTTAGAGCAGCTCTACGTTAAGCTGAGGAAAGCTCGTTTGGTTAAGAGTGTCAGGGGCCCTGGGGGCGGATATTTATTAGCCAAAAAATCTAATAATATAAGTATAAAGGATATATTGTTAGCCGTTAATGAGAATATGTATCCTGTTCAATGCATAAGCGTTAAGGATTTTTGTGATAGAATAGATAGATGTGTAACAAGGCTGGTCTGGAAGAAGCTAGGAGATCAGATTCACAAATTTTTTGAGTCGATTACACTGAAAGATTTATCTGAAGAGTATGACAAGATATTAAAAAGATAA
- a CDS encoding M67 family metallopeptidase gives MITIPKSIVDKMITHSKKEYPHEGCGLLSGQNGKISYIYEIENDDKNPDTYFMNPKDLLDAHKEIREKSLELIGIYHSHTHSDAYPSKTDIEKSFWPESDLPLFPETFYFIISLQDLNKPVIKVFDIKKGQIEEKEFSIVK, from the coding sequence TTGATTACTATTCCGAAATCTATCGTTGATAAGATGATTACTCATTCCAAGAAAGAGTATCCCCATGAGGGCTGCGGCTTATTATCAGGACAAAACGGAAAGATATCTTATATCTATGAGATTGAAAATGATGATAAAAACCCAGATACTTATTTTATGAATCCAAAAGATCTCCTAGACGCTCACAAGGAAATAAGAGAAAAAAGTCTTGAGTTAATAGGAATCTATCATTCTCATACTCATTCGGATGCTTATCCATCAAAGACAGATATAGAAAAATCCTTTTGGCCTGAATCAGATTTGCCTTTGTTCCCTGAAACTTTCTACTTTATCATTTCTCTCCAAGATTTAAACAAGCCTGTTATAAAAGTCTTCGATATAAAAAAGGGTCAAATAGAAGAGAAAGAATTTAGTATAGTCAAATAG